Genomic DNA from Verrucomicrobiota bacterium:
CAGGGCCGCATTTCCGTGGGAATGATCGATGCTTCCGCCGAGACGGCCCTCTGCGAGAAACTTGCCATCGAGAGCTTTCCTTCTGTCCTCATTTTCAAAGATGGGGTCGAACAGGATCGCATCGCCATGCCGCGGACGAGTGATTCCTTTTACAACGCACTCCGAGCGCAAGTGGAACGCCGACTCTCTGCCAGCCTCGTCTCTCTTTGACTCCGTTTTTCCCCTTCTTTTCGCAGCGATTCCTTCTCTCTCAGGATGTTGCTTGCACTCGGCACAAAACCAGCTTACCGCCGATATCGTGAAAAATATCGAACCCGCCGATCAGGCCTTAGAAACGCGTTTTTTCTTCACCCGGCGAGGTTCTCTCAAAGTGGGGCTTTTGGGCTCGGCTGGGCTCTTTCTCCCTCACTCCGCTCAAGCATTTTTTTTCCAGTCCCATCCGGAAGTTCGCTTGCCTGACACTTGGAAGAAAAGATTGGGTTCGCGCGGCCAACAATACGCCAATTTTCTGGGGAGCCTCAAGCTCAAGAACGTCACTCCCTACCAAGTTCTTTATCCTCACCTGAAAACCCGCGGGAAGGTCGCCAATTCCGTCCCTCCGAAGCGCCTTTGGAAAAATATCCGGGAGACCCTCCAGGTGACGGACAAGTTGGCCGGCATTCTCCGACTCCCGGTAAAGGAGGTCGTTTCGGCCTACCGCAGTCCCCGCTACAATTCGGCTTGCCGAGGCAAGTCCCGGTCCCTGCACATGGAGAACAAGGCGCTCGATCTCAAATTCGATTGCTCATCCTGGAGGGTGGCCAAAGCCGCTCGGCTTATGAGGGAGAAAGGACACTTCGAGGGCGGGGTCGGCTACTACCGAAACTTCGTCCACGTGGACACCCGCGGGAGCAACGTGGATTGGTGAGCGGCCCCAGCCTTTCCCTCCTTGCCCGCGCGGCTTAGCCTGGGAGGCCGGCCAGTTTTCTAGCGGTCGCCAGCGAATCGATCTCGGTCGGGACTTTGTCCCGCCTCCAGGCATGGATTCGGGGGAACCGCAGGGAGAGCCCACTGTTGTGGCGCTGGCTTGGTTGAATGCTATCGAAGGCGATTTCTAGGACCACCTGCGGCTCCACGGTGCGAACTCGTCCCCGCTGGCTGAGGGTGGTCCGTTCAAAGTGTTCGGTTAGCTCCTCGATCTCCTCGTCGGTCAGTCCGCTGTAGGCCTTCCCCAAAACCTTGAGGCTGGCGTCTTGTTCATCTTGGAGCGCGAAGGTGTAATCACTCAGCACATGACTGCGTTTTCCGTGACCTTGCTGCGCCTTCACCACCACACAGTCGAGCGTAGGCATGGCTTTTTTGAGCTTGAGCCAATGCTTGCCTCGTCGGCTGGCCAGCCAACGGCTGGCCGGGTCCTTCGCGATCAAGCCCTCATGCCCCTCTCGCTTTGCTTGGAGAAAGGCCACTTCGATTTCCTCCGGGCTCGCGGCCTGGCAAAGAGGAACGATTTCCAAGGGCTCTTTTAGGCGGAGGCTCTCCAAGCAGGCCCGTCGCGCCTGAAG
This window encodes:
- a CDS encoding D-Ala-D-Ala carboxypeptidase family metallohydrolase — encoded protein: MKNIEPADQALETRFFFTRRGSLKVGLLGSAGLFLPHSAQAFFFQSHPEVRLPDTWKKRLGSRGQQYANFLGSLKLKNVTPYQVLYPHLKTRGKVANSVPPKRLWKNIRETLQVTDKLAGILRLPVKEVVSAYRSPRYNSACRGKSRSLHMENKALDLKFDCSSWRVAKAARLMREKGHFEGGVGYYRNFVHVDTRGSNVDW